A single window of Salvia splendens isolate huo1 chromosome 6, SspV2, whole genome shotgun sequence DNA harbors:
- the LOC121808354 gene encoding uncharacterized protein LOC121808354 isoform X1, giving the protein MDPQAFIRLSIGSLGIRFPGSAAEESGICSFSSPCVCEIRLRGFPVQTTPIPFVPSPEATPNSHSASSSFYLEESDLNALLAPGCLYASNARLEIVVFMGRKGSHCGVGAKRQQIGALKCWIFDTQNIGALNKDEIWRISINKLLTKGLQNTKTKRCASALQTLTVYL; this is encoded by the exons ATGGATCCTCAGGCCTTTATTAGGTTGTCGATTGGGTCTCTGGGAATTAGATTTCCCGGAAGTGCTGCAGAAGAATCTGGTATTTGTTCATTTTCTTCTCCGTGTGTATGTGAGATCCGCCTCCGCGGCTTCCCTGTGCAGACAACACCAATCCCTTTTGTACCATCTCCTGAAGCAACTCCTAATTCTCACAGTGCCTCGTCCAGCTTTTATCTCGAAGAATCTGACTTAAATGCACTCTTAGCACCTGGATGTTTATATGCCTCCAATGCGAGGCTCGAGATAGTGGTGTTCATGGGGAGAAAGGGTTCCCACTGTGGTGTTGGTGCCAAGAGGCAACAGATTGGAGCTCTTAAGTGTTGGATAt ttgacacacaaaatataggaGCACTCAACAAGGATGAAATATGGAGGATAAGTATTAATAAGCTTCTCACAAAAggattacaaaatacaaaaacaaaaagatGTGCTTCAGCACTACAAACTCTCACTGTTTATCTATGA
- the LOC121808354 gene encoding uncharacterized protein LOC121808354 isoform X2 produces the protein MDPQAFIRLSIGSLGIRFPGSAAEESGICSFSSPCVCEIRLRGFPVQTTPIPFVPSPEATPNSHSASSSFYLEESDLNALLAPGCLYASNARLEIVVFMGRKGSHCGVGAKRQQIGALKCWIFDTQNIGALNKDEIWRISINKLLTKGLQNTKTKRCASALQTLTVYL, from the exons ATGGATCCTCAGGCCTTTATTAGGTTGTCGATTGGGTCTCTGGGAATTAGATTTCCCGGAAGTGCTGCAGAAGAATCTGGTATTTGTTCATTTTCTTCTCCGTGTGTATGTGAGATCCGCCTCCGCGGCTTCCCTGTGCAGACAACACCAATCCCTTTTGTACCATCTCCTGAAGCAACTCCTAATTCTCACAGTGCCTCGTCCAGCTTTTATCTCGAAGAATCTGACTTAAATGCACTCTTAGCACCTGGATGTTTATATGCCTCCAATGCGAGGCTCGAGATAGTGGTGTTCATGGGGAGAAAGGGTTCCCACTGTGGTGTTGGTGCCAAGAGGCAACAGATTGGAGCTCTTAAGTGTTGGATAtttgacacacaaa atataggaGCACTCAACAAGGATGAAATATGGAGGATAAGTATTAATAAGCTTCTCACAAAAggattacaaaatacaaaaacaaaaagatGTGCTTCAGCACTACAAACTCTCACTGTTTATCTATGA
- the LOC121808002 gene encoding uncharacterized protein LOC121808002, whose amino-acid sequence MLSPQIVQLQGNVKQPIFSCKFTRDRASQVDPLSNFWSNAADGSNQDMGRRERKGWRVKIHDLSGSAVAAAFITTPFVPATGCDWVAKSNPGAWLIVCPDPCSPESWQPWGKLEAWRERGGVRDCICFRFHVFSDGQEGGEFLVSEVLINAEKGGEFFIDTDRQAATPMLSPQSSGDFAGLSPVAGGFVMSCRVQGEGKLSKPRVQLAMRHVTCVEDAAIFMALAAAVDLSIEACVPFRRKIRRGTHSW is encoded by the exons ATGTTGAGCCCGCAAATTGTTCAGCTTCAAGGCAATGTCAAGCAGCCTATTTTCAGCTGCAAGTTTACTCGAGACAG GGCATCCCAGGTTGATCCACTAAGCAACTTCTGGTCAAATGCAGCCGATGGTTCGAACCAAGATATGGGGAGACGAGAGCGCAAGGGTTGGAGGGTGAAGATACATGACCTATCCGGCTCAGCTGTTGCAGCGGCCTTCATAACAACCCCTTTTGTGCCAGCAACGGGTTGTGACTGGGTGGCAAAGTCCAATCCGGGAGCCTGGCTAATTGTGTGCCCGGATCCATGCAGCCCCGAGAGCTGGCAGCCATGGGGGAAGCTCGAAGCCTGGCGTGAACGAGGAGGAGTCAGAGACTGCATCTGCTTCCGCTTCCATGTCTTCTCAGACGGGCAGGAAGGAGGGGAGTTTCTGGTTTCGGAGGTACTGATCAACGCGGAGAAAGGTGGGGAGTTCTTCATAGATACTGACAGACAGGCAGCAACGCCAATGCTGAGCCCACAGAGCAGCGGAGACTTTGCAGGGCTGAGCCCCGTTGCTGGTGGATTCGTCATGAGCTGTAGGGTGCAGGGGGAAGGGAAGTTGAGCAAGCCTCGCGTGCAGCTCGCAATGAGACATGTCACGTGTGTCGAGGATGCCGCCATCTTCATGGCTCTCGCTGCTGCCGTCGATCTTAGCATCGAGGCGTGCGTACCCTTTCGTAGAAAGATTAGAAGAGGCACACATTCTTGGTGA
- the LOC121808003 gene encoding aspartic proteinase CDR1-like, which translates to MAKTLKAMLLVPYMALVSIFFCYSLANNNGSRIISGFTTEIIHRDSPHSPLYDPSLTREQRLAKAKQRDLFHGRKETAQAPITRGNGAYLIKYSIGSPPKPTVALLDTGSDLVWTECVPCRTCVRRSVPIIDPGYSNTYNEPSCGSRECTEYEESTSCDVRSDTCGFKIEYGDGSRSEGTVATETFSFDTAAGGRISFPNIVFGCARDVFNNGNDENGNGVVGIGVGRASLLSQLGYDKVSYCLNPDESVSSTLHFGSDAMVSGLGTVSTPMTKNDVFYYLALEGITVGNERLVFDSPEVVPGGNIIIDSGATITQFPTKFYFDYEAAIVASINQVPVRNYDTWRLCYSQPISLPRITVHFKGADVEWYADNVFTSVNQKYECLAADPMLDHSFYGNVAQVNYLVGFDVTNNIVSFKHTNC; encoded by the coding sequence ATGGCGAAAACCCTAAAAGCGATGTTGTTGGTTCCTTACATGGCTCTAGTCTCCATCTTTTTCTGCTACTCATTAGCCAATAATAATGGAAGCCGCATTATCAGTGGGTTCACCACAGAAATCATCCACAGAGACTCTCCCCATTCCCCTCTGTACGACCCTTCCCTGACGCGGGAGCAGCGCCTCGCCAAAGCGAAGCAACGAGACCTATTCCATGGGCGAAAGGAGACGGCCCAAGCGCCTATCACCCGCGGCAACGGAGCATACCTAATAAAGTACTCCATCGGGTCCCCCCCAAAGCCCACCGTAGCCCTCCTGGACACGGGAAGCGATCTGGTGTGGACGGAGTGCGTCCCGTGCAGGACATGCGTCCGCAGAAGCGTCCCAATCATCGACCCCGGATATTCCAACACCTACAACGAGCCCAGCTGCGGCTCCCGCGAATGCACCGAGTACGAGGAGTCCACCTCCTGCGACGTCAGATCCGATACGTGCGGATTCAAGATTGAATACGGAGACGGGTCCCGCTCCGAGGGAACCGTAGCCACAGAGACCTTCTCCTTCGATACCGCCGCGGGGGGACGGATTTCCTTCCCCAACATCGTGTTCGGCTGCGCACGAGACGTCTTCAACAACGGCAACGACGAAAACGGAAACGGCGTCGTGGGAATTGGAGTGGGGCGAGCTTCGCTCCTCTCCCAATTAGGATACGACAAGGTGTCGTATTGCCTCAACCCCGACGAATCAGTGTCCAGCACTCTGCATTTCGGCTCCGACGCGATGGTTTCAGGCTTGGGAACGGTGTCGACGCCGATGACGAAGAATGACGTCTTCTACTACCTGGCGCTGGAGGGGATCACCGTGGGGAACGAGAGGCTGGTTTTCGATAGCCCCGAGGTCGTTCCGGGAGGGAACATTATCATCGACTCTGGGGCAACCATCACTCAGTTTCCCACCAAATTCTACTTTGATTACGAGGCGGCGATAGTGGCCTCGATCAATCAGGTTCCGGTTCGGAATTATGATACTTGGCGGCTGTGTTACTCGCAGCCAATCTCGTTGCCCAGGATCACGGTGCATTTCAAAGGGGCGGATGTGGAGTGGTACGCGGACAATGTTTTTACAAGTGTGAATCAGAAATATGAGTGTTTGGCGGCGGATCCTATGCTGGATCATTCTTTTTACGGTAACGTTGCTCAGGTTAACTACTTGGTAGGTTTTGACGTCACAAACAACATTGTGTCGTTTAAGCATACTAATTGTTGA
- the LOC121808004 gene encoding aspartic proteinase CDR1-like, whose product MALVSMFLCYCKSQPNASGFTTDLIHRDSPLSPLYDPSLTLEQRVNNARNRSIARSRYFTDILKGTAVSPVSPDGGGYLIQFFMGTPLKQTMAMIDTGSSVIWTQCTPCVSCRPQKFRLFDPKSSFTYKDALCGSPGCTALGNKGFCDANRDKCLYLISYGDGSHSTGHVGSETFTFRSTAGGLLRFPNILFGCGTNNYDKFPNDGSGIVGIGVGPGTLLPQMGYDKFSYCLISLDGSKYDASTLHFGSDAVVSGWGVVSTPMTKLRSYYYLTMEAISVGTQRIPFITPVGGANIIIDSGTALTLLPINFYDDVETAIAKSIEQMPVRDHGGWRLCYTEAFVMPKMTVHFKGADVEWKQENVFVKVDQDYECLALQPRQTIPIFGSVAQVNYMVGYDVTRNTVSFKPTKCGR is encoded by the coding sequence ATGGCTCTAGTCTCCATGTTTTTGTGCTACTGCAAAAGCCAGCCAAATGCAAGCGGCTTCACCACAGATCTGATCCACAGGGACTCCCCCCTTTCCCCTCTCTACGATCCTTCTCTGACGCTGGAGCAGCGCGTCAACAACGCCAGGAACCGATCCATAGCCCGGTCCAGATACTTCACGGACATCCTGAAGGGGACGGCCGTATCGCCCGTGTCCCCAGATGGAGGAGGATACCTGATACAGTTCTTCATGGGGACCCCCTTGAAGCAAACCATGGCCATGATCGACACCGGCAGCAGCGTCATATGGACCCAGTGCACCCCCTGCGTGAGTTGCCGCCCCCAAAAGTTCCGACTCTTCGACCCCAAATCCTCCTTCACCTACAAAGACGCCCTCTGCGGCTCCCCCGGCTGCACCGCTCTGGGGAACAAAGGCTTCTGCGACGCCAACAGGGACAAGTGTTTGTACCTGATTAGCTACGGCGACGGGTCCCACTCCACCGGCCACGTGGGGTCAGAGACCTTCACCTTCCGCTCCACCGCGGGCGGCCTGCTTCGCTTCCCTAACATTCTCTTCGGCTGCGGAACCAACAACTACGACAAATTCCCCAACGACGGGTCGGGTATTGTCGGGATCGGAGTGGGGCCGGGCACGCTCCTCCCGCAAATGGGATATGACAAATTCTCATACTGCCTCATCTCGCTAGACGGATCCAAGTACGATGCCAGCACATTGCATTTCGGTTCCGACGCGGTGGTTTCCGGCTGGGGAGTGGTGTCGACGCCGATGACGAAGCTGCGGAGCTACTACTATCTGACGATGGAGGCGATCAGCGTGGGGACCCAGAGGATTCCGTTCATCACCCCCGTGGGGGGAGCGAACATCATCATTGACTCGGGGACGGCGCTCACGCTGCTTCCCATCAACTTCTACGATGATGTGGAGACGGCGATAGCCAAATCGATCGAGCAGATGCCGGTTCGGGATCATGGGGGGTGGCGGTTGTGTTACACGGAGGCGTTCGTGATGCCAAAGATGACGGTGCATTTCAAAGGGGCGGATGTGGAATGGAAGCAGGAGAATGTGTTTGTTAAAGTGGATCAGGATTATGAGTGCTTGGCGTTGCAACCTCGTCAAACTATTCCGATTTTCGGTAGCGTTGCTCAGGTTAACTACATGGTAGGTTATGATGTTACCAGGAACACCGTGTCCTTTAAGCCTACCAAATGCGGGAGATAG
- the LOC121808667 gene encoding aspartic proteinase CDR1-like has product MHFGSDAVVSGWGVVSTPLVERSVRLNAISVGNKRFEFASLSRGANMAMDSGWVTTLLPVRLYDELEVEIANSIPQRAVRDFKDWRLCYSEKFVMPKITMHFRGADVEWKHENAFVRVNQDYECLVMDNGFHIYGGVAQVNYLVGFDVTRKTVSFKSAEI; this is encoded by the coding sequence ATGCATTTCGGGTCGGACGCGGTAGTTTCGGGGTGGGGAGTGGTGTCGACGCCGCTGGTGGAGAGGAGCGTGAGGCTGAATGCGATCAGCGTGGGGAACAAGAGGTTTGAATTCGCTAGCCTTTCGCGAGGAGCAAACATGGCGATGGACTCGGGGTGGGTGACGACGCTGCTCCCGGTTCGTTTGTACGATGAATTGGAGGTGGAGATTGCGAACTCGATCCCGCAGAGGGCGGTCAGGGATTTTAAAGACTGGCGGCTGTGCTACTCGGAGAAGTTTGTCATGCCGAAGATCACGATGCATTTCCGAGGGGCGGATGTGGAGTGGAAGCACGAGAATGCTTTTGTTAGAGTCAATCAGGATTATGAGTGCTTGGTGATGGACAATGGTTTTCATATTTACGGCGGCGTTGCTCAGGTTAACTACTTGGTAGGATTTGATGTCACCAGGAAGACGGTGTCCTTCAAGTCTGCtgagatataa
- the LOC121807719 gene encoding pentatricopeptide repeat-containing protein At3g03580-like, giving the protein MKAARQLGNLLWRSGDKYTSISNALSSPANRKDLQKIHSLLITLGLQNSATFLGILITKYSQFKDTHSALLVFGGISPQNDVYVWNTIIRAMTHNRCYTKSLEFYAEMRDLGVKPDNYTFPSVINACGSSMDFEKGRAVHDHVVELGFQFDLYISNALIDMYARCHELGYAQLVFDGMPHRDIVSWNSLISGYTSNGHYKEALEVYHQLRMDALLPDSFSLSNALLSCGGLGEVVEGEVVHCLVEKLGTRIDVNVSNALLAMYFKCDVLANCRRIFSEMVHRDSVTWNTIISSYFESGLYHESMRLFLEMVRHSKPDILTITSVLRACTCVGDLNMGRYVHDYMLNNGYECNIVATNIVINMYAKCGDVVQARQVFEKAKNQDLVSWNSLLDGYVENELYQEAIELFRRMRTNFQPDFVTYVTLLPMSSGLTNLNFTEELHCDIIKRGFGSTQIVGNALVDVYAKCGKVEDSFKQFESMKFRDTVTWNSIIASCSHSDSRILGLRMLSKMRLEGIIPDIPSFLSSLPFCSYLMAKRQGKEMHCCIFKFGFDSNIPIGNALIEMYSKTGSLRNSILVFEKMKERDLVSWTTIISSYGMYGEGGKALEAFEHMKVAGILPDHIVFIAVLYACSHSGLVQEGRICFEQMRTEHNIVPRMEHYACIVDLLSRSGLLAEAEEFISLMPLKPDASIWGVLLSACRANGDMKIAERVAEHILQLDTCDPGYHVLASNVYAASGRWDQVGVIRKSFKANGLKKDPGCSWLEISTLLQNTYEKS; this is encoded by the coding sequence ATGAAGGCGGCAAGGCAATTGGGTAATCTACTTTGGAGAAGTGGAGACAAGTACACTTCAATCTCAAATGCATTATCTTCTCCCGCTAACAGGAAAGATCTGCAGAAAATCCACTCTCTCCTGATCACTCTTGGTTTGCAGAACTCTGCAACCTTCTTAGGCATATTGATCACCAAATACTCTCAATTCAAAGATACTCATTCCGCTTTATTAGTTTTTGGTGGGATTTCTCCTCAAAACGATGTTTATGTGTGGAATACGATCATTAGAGCGATGACCCACAACAGATGCTACACAAAATCATTAGAATTTTACGCGGAAATGAGAGATTTGGGGGTGAAGCCTGATAATTACACATTCCCTTCTGTGATCAATGCTTGTGGGAGTTCGATGGATTTTGAGAAAGGGAGAGCTGTTCATGACCATGTTGTGGAGTTGGGTTTTCAATTTGATCTGTATATAAGTAATGCCCTGATAGATATGTATGCAAGGTGTCACGAATTGGGGTATGCTCAACTAGTATTTGATGGAATGCCCCACAGAGATATAGTATCTTGGAACAGTTTGATTTCTGGATATACTTCTAATGGCCACTACAAGGAAGCATTGGAAGTTTATCATCAGCTGAGAATGGATGCTTTGTTGCCTGATTCCTTTTCATTATCGAACGCCTTACTGTCTTGTGGCGGATTAGGGGAGGTTGTAGAGGGTGAAGTAGTTCACTGCTTGGTTGAGAAGCTTGGAACACGCATAGATGTAAATGTCAGCAATGCGTTGCTGGCAATGTATTTTAAGTGTGATGTGCTGGCTAactgcaggaggatttttagtgagATGGTTCATCGAGATAGTGTCACATGGAATACCATTATTAGTTCATATTTCGAATCAGGTTTGTATCATGAGTCGATGAGGTTATTCTTGGAGATGGTGAGACATTCTAAACCAGATATTTTGACAATCACATCCGTTCTTCGTGCTTGTACCTGTGTTGGGGACTTGAATATGGGAAGATACGTTCATGATTACATGCTTAACAATGGATATGAGTGCAATATAGTGGCCACTAATATTGTTATCAACATGTATGCAAAGTGTGGTGATGTGGTCCAAGCAAGGCAAGTGTTTGAAAAAGCCAAAAACCAGGATTTGGTGTCATGGAACTCACTTCTTGATGGATATGTTGAAAATGAGTTGTATCAGGAAGCAATAGAGCTTTTCAGGAGGATGAGGACAAATTTTCAACCTGATTTTGTCACATATGTGACACTACTTCCTATGTCTTCTGGACTAACAAACCTGAATTTCACTGAGGAACTCCACTGCGATATAATAAAACGAGGGTTTGGTTCCACTCAAATTGTGGGTAACGCTCTTGTGGATGTGTATGCCAAATGTGGAAAAGTAGAGGATTCTTTCAAACAGTTTGAGAGTATGAAATTTCGAGATACAGTTACATGGAACTCAATAATTGCATCATGCAGTCACTCTGATAGCCGTATTCTTGGTCTTAGAATGCTTAGCAAGATGAGATTAGAGGGTATAATACCAGATATACCTAGTTTTCTAAGTTCATTGCCTTTTTGTTCTTATCTCATGGCCAAGCGACAAGGGAAGGAGATGCATTGCTGCATTTTCAAATTTGGTTTTGATTCCAATATTCCTATTGGAAATGCTTTGATTGAAATGTACTCAAAAACTGGGAGCTTAAGAAATTCAATACTGGTGTTTGAGAAAATGAAAGAGAGGGATTTAGTTTCATGGACGACAATTATTTCATCATATGGGATGTATGGTGAAGGAGGAAAAGCTCTTGAAGCTTTTGAGCACATGAAGGTAGCTGGTATTCTTCCAGATCATATTGTCTTCATTGCTGTTCTGTACGCATGTAGCCATTCTGGTTTGGTGCAAGAAGGTCGTATTTGCTTTGAGCAAATGAGGACAGAACACAATATTGTGCCTAGGATGGAACACTATGCTTGCATAGTTGATCTTCTATCAAGGTCTGGCCTCTTGGCTGAAGCCGAGGAGTTCATTTCTTTAATGCCATTGAAGCCTGATGCAAGTATATGGGGAGTACTACTCAGTGCCTGCCGAGCCAATGGTGACATGAAGATTGCAGAACGTGTTGCAGAACACATTCTTCAACTTGATACTTGTGATCCTGGATATCATGTTTTGGCCTCAAATGTATATGCTGCCTCAGGAAGGTGGGATCAAGTGGGAGTGATAAGGAAATCCTTCAAAGCTAATGGACTCAAAAAAGACCCTGGTTGTAGTTGGCTGGAGATTTCCACACTGTTGCAAAATACATATGAAAAATCATGA
- the LOC121807722 gene encoding glutathione transferase GST 23-like has product MADDLKLLRTWSSPYALRVVHALKIKGLEYETVLEDITRKSASLLEYNPLHKKVPVLLHNGRPVCESLVILEYIDDVYKQPPLLPQDPHEKAMARFWAQFGDDKVMPSTWRVFTSEGKDQEEAIGPLTENLKFLEEQLKGKSFFGGEAIGYVDLAFGWMGNLISILEEIIDLKLVDAEKFPLLSAWINKFSDDPVIKAFWPPRDKMVEKFKAMREHFLKQVP; this is encoded by the exons ATGGCAGATGATCTGAAGCTACTGAGGACATGGTCAAGTCCTTATGCTTTGAGGGTGGTGCATGCTTTGAAGATTAAAGGCTTGGAGTACGAAACAGTATTGGAGGATATAACAAGAAAGAGTGCTTCACTCCTCGAGTACAATCCTCTGCACAAGAAGGTACCCGTTCTCCTGCACAATGGAAGGCCAGTTTGTGAGTCCCTAGTGATTCTTGAATACATAGATGATGTGTATAAGCAGCCTCCTCTTCTTCCCCAAGATCCTCATGAGAAAGCCATGGCTCGGTTTTGGGCCCAGTTCGGAGATGACAAG GTTATGCCATCAACATGGAGGGTCTTCACCTCTGAGGGAAAAGACCAAGAGGAAGCTATTGGTCCACTGACAGAGAATCTGAAATTCCTAGAAGAGCAGCTAAAAGGTAAGAGTTTTTTTGGAGGGGAGGCCATTGGCTATGTTGATCTTGCATTTGGGTGGATGGGCAACTTGATCAGCATACTGGAAGAGATAATTGACCTGAAATTAGTAGATGCAGAGAAATTCCCACTATTATCAGCATGGATTAATAAGTTCTCTGATGATCCAGTTATAAAAGCGTTCTGGCCACCTCGAGACAAGATGGTTGAGAAATTTAAGGCCATGCGGGAACACTTCCTCAAACAAGTTCCATGA